A single region of the Cucumis melo cultivar AY chromosome 3, USDA_Cmelo_AY_1.0, whole genome shotgun sequence genome encodes:
- the LOC103488281 gene encoding uncharacterized protein LOC103488281, whose translation MHITSLFPSSSLIISPPPLSLSLFLSISPYTELPTMHNAAVIFLSVLLSAAFHPALSLVDGYLPNGDFERGPKASDMNGTVVKGPYAIPEWEISGFVEYIKSGQKQGDMLLVVPEGAFAVRLGNEASIKQKIKVVKGLYYSITFSAARTCAQEERLNISVAPDWGVLPMQTLYNSNGWDLYAWAFQAESDEVVILIHNPGEEEDPACGPLIDAIAIKTLNPPKASNDNLVKNGDFESGPYVFPNASSGVLVPPNIEDDHSPIPGWMVESLKAVKYIDSDHFSVPSGKRAVELVAGKESAIAQIVRTIPGKTYILSFVVGDASNSCEGSMVVEAFAGKNTLKVPYQSKGNGGSKPAALKFKAESTRTRIMFLSTFYTMRSDDFSSLCGPVLDKVRLLSVRNPKA comes from the exons ATGCATATAACCTCCCTCTTCCCCTCCTCCTCTCTCATCATCTCTCCGCCtcccctttctctctctctttttctctctatttCTCCCTATACAGAACTTCCAACAATGCATAACGCCGCCGTCATCTTCTTGTCTGTGCTTCTCTCCGCCGCCTTCCATCCTGCTCTCAGCCTCGTCGACG gGTATTTGCCAAATGGGGATTTCGAGAGAGGTCCGAAGGCGTCGGACATGAACGGCACGGTGGTAAAAGGCCCATACGCAATACCGGAATGGGAAATTTCAGGCTTCGTTGAGTACATAAAGTCCGGGCAGAAACAAGGCGACATGTTGCTGGTGGTGCCGGAGGGGGCGTTCGCCGTTCGGCTAGGAAACGAAGCATCGATCAAACAAAAGATCAAAGTAGTCAAAGGACTTTACTATTCAATCACTTTCAGTGCCGCCCGAACTTGCGCTCAAGAGGAGCGGCTCAACATCTCAGTCGCGCCGGACTGGGGGGTTCTGCCGATGCAAACCCTTTACAACAGCAATGGCTGGGACTTATACGCTTGGGCCTTCCAAGCCGAGTCCGACGAGGTCGTTATTCTCATCCATAACCCTGGCGAAGAGGAAGATCCAGCTTGTGGCCCTCTCATTGACGCCATTGCCATTAAGACCCTCAACCCTCCTAAGGCCTCCAATG ATAATCTGGTGAAGAATGGGGATTTCGAAAGTGGCCCATACGTGTTCCCCAACGCATCATCAGGAGTCTTGGTCCCACCGAATATCGAAGATGACCACTCTCCGATCCCCGGCTGGATGGTTGAATCTCTCAAGGCCGTCAAATACATCGATTCCGACCATTTCTCCGTTCCGAGCGGGAAACGCGCCGTCGAGTTAGTCGCCGGGAAAGAAAGCGCAATAGCCCAGATCGTCCGAACGATCCCTGGAAAAACCTACATCCTCTCGTTCGTCGTCGGCGATGCGAGCAACTCGTGCGAAGGATCTATGGTTGTTGAAGCTTTCGCCGGGAAAAACACACTGAAAGTGCCGTATCAGTCGAAAGGAAACGGCGGGTCGAAACCAGCAGCGCTAAAATTTAAGGCGGAATCGACGAGGACAAGAATTATGTTCTTGAGCACATTCTACACCATGCGAAGCGATGATTTCTCGTCGCTATGTGGACCGGTGCTGGATAAAGTGAGATTGTTGAGCGTTAGAAACCCTAAAGCGTGA